A genomic region of Nymphaea colorata isolate Beijing-Zhang1983 chromosome 2, ASM883128v2, whole genome shotgun sequence contains the following coding sequences:
- the LOC116249068 gene encoding peptidyl-prolyl cis-trans isomerase FKBP62-like: MDEDFELPDAGEEMNEDFELPDDNPILKVGEEKEIGKQGLKKKLVKDGEGWERPENGDEVEVHYTGTLLDGTQFDSSRDRGIPFKFKLGQGQVIKGWDIGIKTMKKGENSIFTIPAELAYGESGSPPTIPPNATLKFDVELLSWTSVKDICKDGGIFKKILKEGEKWENPKDADEVFVKYEAKLEDGTVVSKSVEGVEFAVKDGYFCPALSKSVKTMKKGEKVLLTVKPQYAFGEKGRPAAGEEGAVPPSATLHIELELVSWKTVTEVTDDKKVLKKILMEGEGYERPNEGAVVKVKLTGKLADGTVFLKKGHEDEPFEFMTGEEQVIEGLDRAVMTMKKGEVGLVTISPEYAFGSESKEELATVPANSTVYYEVELVSFVKEKESWDMNTQEKIEAAGQKKEEGNALFKQGKYLRASKKYEKAHKYIEYDTSFSEEEKKQSKVLKISCNLNNAACKLKLKDYKQAEKLCTKVLELESTNVKALYRRAQAYINLADLDLAEIDIKKALEIDPDNRDVKLEYRTLKEKMREYNKKEAKFYGNMFARMSKLQETEAKKSGKEQTEPMSVDTPSA; encoded by the exons ATGGACGAGGATTTCGAGCTGCCTGACGCTGGGGAGGAGATGAACGAGGACTTCGAGCTTCCAGATGACAACCCCATTTTGAAGGTTGGGGAGGAGAAAGAGATCGGAAAGCAGGGCCTCAAGAAGAAGCTTGTCAAAGATGGAGAGGGATGGGAAAGACCAGAGAATGGCGATGAGGTCGAAG TGCACTACACCGGAACTCTCTTGGATGGAACGCAGTTCGATTCAAGCCGCGATCGGGGCATCCCATTCAAGTTCAAGCTTGGTCAAG GCCAAGTGATTAAAGGATGGGATATTGGTATCAAGACCATGAAGAAAGGTGAAAATTCGATTTTCACCATCCCTGCTGAGCTTGCCTATGGAGAATCCGGCTCGCCTCCAACTATCCCTCCGAATGCCACACTCAAATTTGATGTTGAGCTGCTCTCCTGGACTAGCGTGAAAGACATTTGCAAGGATGGTGGTATCTTCAAAAAAATCCTAAAGGAAGGAGAGAAATGGGAGAATCCAAAAGATGCCGATGAAGTATTTG TAAAATATGAAGCGAAACTTGAAGATGGAACTGTGGTGTCAAAATCCGTTGAGGGAGTTGAATTTGCCGTTAAAGACG GTTACTTCTGTCCTGCATTGTCCAAATCTGTGAAGACCATGAAAAAGGGCGAGAAGGTTCTGCTGACTGTTAAGCCTCAAT ATGCTTTTGGAGAGAAAGGAAGGCCTGCTGCTGGTGAAGAGGGTGCAGTTCCTCCTAGTGCAACTCTGCACATTGAGCTTGAACTGGTTTCATGGAAGACGGTAACAGAAGTTACTGATGACAAGAAGGTGCTGAAAAAGATTCTCATGGAAGGTGAAGGTTATGAACGTCCAAATGAAGGAGCAGTAGTCAAAG TCAAGCTGACGGGAAAGCTGGCTGATGGTACTGTGTTTCTGAAGAAAGGACACGAGGATGAACCGTTTGAGTTCATGACTGGTGAAG AACAAGTGATCGAAGGTCTAGACAGAGCTGTCATGACCATGAAGAAGGGTGAGGTTGGACTTGTAACAATTTCTCCTGAATATGCGTTTGGTTCTGAATCAAAGGAGGAGCTAGCAACTGTGCCTGCCAATTCCACTGTATATTATGAAGTGGAGCTCGTGTCCTTTGTCAAG GAAAAAGAGTCGTGGGATATGAACacacaagaaaaaattgaagctGCTGgacagaagaaagaagagggcaATGCATTGTTTAAGCAGGGCAAATACCTGAGGGCATCCAAGAAATACGAAAAG GCGCACAAATATATTGAGTATGATACTTCATTCAGcgaggaagagaagaagcaatCCAAGGTCCTGAAAATATCGTGCAATCTCAATAATGCAGCATGCAAGCTCAAGTTGAAAGATTATAAGCAAGCTGAGAAACTATGCACCAAG GTCTTGGAGCTTGAGAGCACGAATGTAAAGGCTTTGTATCGGAGGGCTCAAGCTTACATAAATTTGGCAGATCTTGACCTGGCCGAAATTGACATCAAGAAAGCTCTGGAGATAGATCCTGATAATAG GGATGTGAAGCTGGAATATAGAACCCTCAAGGAAAAGATGAGGGAATACAACAAGAAAGAAGCCAAGTTTTACGGCAACATGTTCGCAAGGATGAGCAAACTTCAGGAAACTGAGGCGAAG AAATCTGGAAAGGAACAGACAGAACCCATGAGTGTTGACACGCCTTCAGCATAA
- the LOC116248654 gene encoding cysteine proteinase inhibitor 4-like, producing MAISSSSMASLFLLLCLAVVIVAPSFLGAARPPTWTGGRAAVPGVETNAEIQELGRFSVEEHNMRRNAHVAFLRVVEAQRQVVSGIEYYLRIEAEEGGAVRLFDAAVVVKAWLRSRELVSFESAA from the coding sequence ATGGCGATTTCGAGCTCCTCCATGGCTTCCTTGTTCTTGCTCCTCTGTCTAGCAGTGGTCATCGTCGCCCCTTCTTTCCTCGGCGCCGCCCGGCCGCCGACGTGGACGGGAGGGAGGGCGGCGGTGCCCGGCGTCGAGACGAACGCTGAGATTCAGGAGCTGGGGAGGTTCTCGGTGGAGGAGCACAACATGAGGCGGAACGCCCACGTGGCGTTCCTGCGAGTGGTGGAGGCGCAGCGGCAGGTGGTGTCTGGGATCGAGTACTACCTCCGCATCGAGGCGGAGGAGGGCGGCGCCGTCAGGCTGTTCGACGCCGCGGTGGTGGTGAAGGCGTGGCTGAGGTCGAGGGAACTCGTTTCCTTTGAGTCCGCCGCTTGA
- the LOC116248758 gene encoding cysteine proteinase inhibitor 4-like: MAISSSSMASFFVFLCLALVLVGPSSLCTARSSGWVGGRTKVPNVQTNLEVQELGRFSVEEHNRRDGADVVFLRVVEAQRQVVSGIMYYLRIEGVEGGATRQFDASVVVKAWLRSRELVSFEPAA; encoded by the coding sequence ATGGCGATTTCGAGCTCATCGATGGCTTCCTTCTTCGTGTTCCTCTGCCTCGCCTTGGTCCTCGTTGGCCCTTCTTCCCTCTGCACAGCCCGTTCGTCGGGGTGGGTAGGAGGCAGGACGAAGGTGCCCAACGTCCAAACCAACCTGGAGGTTCAGGAGCTGGGGAGGTTCTCGGTGGAAGAGCACAACCGGAGGGATGGCGCCGACGTGGTGTTCCTGCGAGTGGTGGAGGCGCAACGGCAGGTGGTGTCGGGGATCATGTATTACCTCCGCATCGAGGGTGTGGAGGGCGGCGCCACCAGGCAGTTCGACGCCTCGGTGGTGGTCAAGGCCTGGTTGAGGTCCAGGGAACTCGTTTCCTTTGAGCCCGCTGCATAA
- the LOC116246696 gene encoding 40S ribosomal protein S8, producing MGISRDSMHKRRATGGKKKAWRKKRKYELGRQPAMTKLSSNKTVRRVRVRGGNVKWRALRLDSGNYSWGSEAITRKTRILEVVYNASNNELVRTQTLVKSAIVQVDAAPFKQWYLQHYGIDIGRKKKAAATKKEGEDADGATQETKKSNHLLRKITKRQEGHKLDPHIEEQFSSGRLMACISSRPGQCGRADGYILEGKELEFYMKKIQRKKGKGGAGAA from the exons ATGG GTATCTCTCGGGACTCTATGCACAAGAGGCGCGCCAcgggagggaagaagaaggcttggaggaagaagagaaa GTATGAGCTCGGACGGCAGCCGGCGATGACGAAGCTTTCGAGCAATAAGACGGTGAGGAGGGTTAGGGTGCGAGGCGGGAACGTGAAGTGGAGGGCTCTGCGTCTCGATTCCGGAAACTACTCTTGGGGCAGCGAGGCGATCACTCGCAAGACACGTATACTCGAAGTTGTTTACAACGCGTCGAACAACGAGCTCGTGAGGACGCAGACGCTTGTGAAGAGCGCAATCGTGCAGGTCGATGCGGCGCCGTTCAAGCAGTGGTACCTCCAGCACTATGGCATCGATATCGGCCGCAAGAAGAAGGCAGCCGCCAccaagaaagaaggagag GATGCTGACGGGGCAACACAGGAGACTAAGAAAAGCAACCATCTTCTGAGAAAAATCACGAAGCGTCAGGAGGGGCACAAACTTGATCCTCATATTGAGGAGCAGTTCAGCTCAGGCAGATTAATGGCTTGCATTTCATCTCGACCTGGTCAATGTGGACGAGCTGATGG ATACATACTTGAGGGTAAGGAGCTAGAATTTTACATGAAGAAGATTCAGAGGAAGAAGGGCAAAGGTGGAGCTGGTGCTGCTTGA
- the LOC116248655 gene encoding cysteine proteinase inhibitor 4-like: protein MASFFVLFCLSFALVVPSSLCVARPATWTGGITEVPRIDTNVEVQELGRFSVEEHNRREHAHLSFQRVVEAQRQVVSGVKYYLRIEAEEGGAPRLFNAAVVVKAWLRSVELVSFESSS, encoded by the coding sequence ATGGCTTCTTTCTTCGTCCTCTTCTGTCTCTCCTTTGCCCTCGTCGTCCCTTCTTCCCTCTGCGTTGCCCGGCCGGCGACGTGGACGGGAGGAATAACGGAGGTCCCTCGGATAGACACCAACGTCGAGGTTCAGGAGCTGGGGAGGTTCTCGGTGGAGGAGCACAACCGGAGGGAGCACGCCCACCTGTCTTTCCAGCGAGTGGTGGAGGCGCAGAGGCAGGTGGTGTCCGGGGTGAAATACTACCTCAGGATCGAGGCGGAGGAAGGCGGGGCCCCGAGGCTGTTCAACGCCGCTGTGGTGGTGAAGGCGTGGCTGAGGTCCGTGGAGCTCGTTTCATTCGAGTCCTCCTCTTAA